TCCCGTCAGGGTCGCTCTGAGCGACGGGCCCTTTCTTGGAGAGGGCCTTTCGTTTAGGACGCGGCGTGAGGTCCCGATTCATCGGGAAACGGATGCCGCGTGGCTCTGTAGCTCAGTTGGTAGAGCGCACGACTGAAAATCGTGAGGTCACGGGATCGACGCCCGTCGGAGCCACTGGCCCTTCTTCAGGCTTCTACTGGAGGAGGGCCTTTTCCTCTGCCCGGCCGGCTCAGTCCAGCTCGGGACGCACGATCGAGATCGCGGCCGTCAGCGGGTGTGCGAGTTCGGCGGGATCCGGCGCCTCGAGGATCAGGAACAGTCCCCCGTAGGCCGGCAGACGCAGCCCGAAGCTGTTGAGGTCGTCGACGTGCGCCAGCGTCTCGCCGGTCGCCGCGTCGATCACCCTGCTGCGTGGGACGAGCGACTCCGAACGGACGGTGCCCTCCACCGGCTCTCCGAGGAAGTTTAGCGCGGTGATCTGCAGTGGTGCGTCCTCGCGTCGCGCGTCGCCGCCGTCCAGACGGTGCACCATGACGAGCATGCTCGGGTGTCCGACCGCGGGGATGTCGACCTGCGTCGCCGTGGCGATCTCGTGCTCGCGGCGCACCGAGATGACCTCCCGAAGACCGGCCAGGAACGAGTCGCTGCGCTCGAGCTGAGCCGGCAGCGACCCGTAGAGCGAACGTGCGCGCGGGATGCCGGCGCTGGAGCGTTCCGCCCCCGGGTTCGCGTCCAGCAGATCGTGCGCCCCGCGCTCGACCCACCGCGTGTCGCCTGAGGCGATCAGCGCGCGGACCTCGTCGCGCGGAAGCGTGAGCGTTCCGGTCAGGTCCCACCCGGAAAGCGCGAAGACCCCGGGCTGCCAGGCATTGTACTTCGCCAGCAGGAGGTGGGCGGCCTGGATGCCGGGAACGTCGGCCTCGGTGATGTCGGCCAGCGTCGCCCTGCCCTGGGTCGCGGCGATCAGCGATGCGGTCGTGCAGGCGATGCCGTTCTGGGTGAAGACGAGGTTGTAGTCGGCCTCGACCGTGAGCTTCTCGGTGAGCTCGGCACGGATGATCTCGGCCAGTTCCGCACCGGTGATCTCCTCACCGCGGAACGGGTACAGGTCGGCGCGGTGCGCGGTCGCCCAGTGCACGAGCTCGTAGGTGAGCTCGTCGTGGTTCTGCAGCCCGTGCACCAGCTGCACCGGCTCGACGCCGGTCTCCAGCGCGGTGGTCATCGCCAGGCGGAGGAACTCGGTCTGCCCCGTCGCCAGGGCGTGGTGATAACCGGGCCGGGTGACGAAGTCGTAGGAGAGGTCGGCGCCGACGGCGCCGGTGTCGCGGATGTCCTCGATCGCGAGATTCAGCTCCTGGAACGTGAATCCGCCAACCTTGCGCACCATGCCGGCGATGATGTGGTTCGCAGCGTGGGAGAGCGGATGCCCCTCCGACCACGCCGGCAAACCCTCCGCGCTCTTCTCCACGCCGAGGAACCCGTTGGCATCCAGGCGCAGCGCGCTGGTGCCCAGATCGCCGAGGGAGTGCAGCGCGTCGCCGATCACCAGGCGCATGCCGGCGAAAGTCGGATCGAGCCAGTTGATCGAAGGCTGGCCCTCCTTGAAGTAGTGCAGGTACACCCAGCGGCGCTCGACGCCGTCGGTGCCGACGACCACGGGGGTCACGCTCCAGTTGGTCTCCTTCACGCCCGGCGTGTAGAAGATGACGCGCTGCAGCTCGCCGATGATGAATCCGTGCTCGCTGAGCACGCGCTCGGTCTCGGGGTCGAGGTTGACCGCATCGCGGCCCTCTGGCACCTCGGGGAGGAGGTGCCAGTCCTCCGGCGGGATCTCGACCATGTGGTACGCACCGGGATAGTCCTTGTACGCCATCTCGGCCAGCCGGAAGTCGGCGCCCTTGCCGGTGTGCCCGGGCACGATGTCATCGATCACGCTGCCGCCGTGGCTGTCGGCCACGTCGCACAGCTGCCGGAAGGCGGCCTCGTCACCGAACTCAGGGTCGATCTGCGTGCTGATCCGGTCGAAATGGCCGTCGACGCTGGCGGTGTGCTGCCAGCCCGAGATGCCGCCGGCCTGCTTGACCGGGCCGGTGTGGATGCCGCTGATGCCGATGTTCTGGAACGCGTCCCACAGCGCCTCGCTGCCCAGCGCCTGCAGGAACGACTCGCCGGGCCGTGTGATGAACGAGATCGGGTATGCCGTGAACCAGACGTCGCTGGTCTCGATCGCCTTGCGGGCATCCGGCCGCGCGTACGGGTTCCGCCACATCGACGGCTGACCGGACAGGGTCCGGCTCAGCACATCGGCGTCCTTGAGCATCGACTGGCGGACCAGCCACTCCACATACGAGGGGTTGGTGCCGATCGCCGTCCGCGGGTCGGCCGTGTTGCGCCGGAGGCTGCCACCGCGCAGCTGGTCGCGCGGGCGCAGTCTGCGCGGGCGTGCCGGGTAGCGCTGCTCGTCGTAACTGATCTCGCTGGGCACCGGCTCGGCCGGTTCCGCAGGCTCGACCGCCTCGACGGTCTCCACGACGTCGCTCGTCTCGAGCGCGTCGATCGCGGGGCTCTCGGAGGTGGGTTCGGTCATGACAGGAGTTCCGATTCGGCGATGGGCACCCGCTCAGGCTACGGAGCCGCCGCGCGGTCCGGAAGACCTTGACAGCGACATCGGGTGGAGTGGATGCCGCGGGCGCGGTGCCCGGCTAATGCGCGATCACCGGCTCGGCGACGGTTTTCCCGCTCGGCGCACCGTGCGAGAGCGAGAGGCCGTGACCGCGCCGGCGGAACAGCAGCGCCGAGATGATCGCTCCGACGGCGAAGAACCCGGCTCCCCACCAGTACGCGGTGCTGTAGCTGGCGATCGCCGCATCCGTGGCGACGGCCTCGGTCACCGGGATGTGGGCGGCGAGATAGTCGGCCATCGCGGTGGCGGCGAGGGTGTTCAACAGCGACGTGCCGATCGATCCGCCGACCTGCTGGCTGGTGTTGACCATCGCAGAGGCGACCCCGGCGAAGTGCCGGTCGACGCCGAGCGTCGCGGTCTGCATCGAGGCGGGCATGATCGTGCCCATCGCGAAGCCGATCACCATCAGCGGCGGCATGACGTTCGAGACGTAGACGCTCGAGGCGTCCAGGAACGTCAGCCAGATCATCCCGATCACACCCAACGCCATGCCCGTCGGAACGAGCACCTTGGGACCGAACCTCGGCACGAAGATGTTCGTGCCCAGTTGGGCGGCCAGCACCAGCATCCCGATCATCGGCAGGAAGGACAGGCCGGTCTGGATCGGCGAGTATCCCAGCGTCAGCTGCAGATAGTAGGTGACGAACAGGAATATCCCGAACATCCCGGCGCCCGCGATCATCACCGAGAGGTAGGCAGCGCCGCGATTGCGGTCGAGCACGATCGACAGCGGCAGGAGCGGATGCTTCGCCCGCAGCTGCCAGAGGACGAAGGCGACCAGCAGGATCACGGCGCCGGCCAGCATCCCCCACGTCATCGGCGAGTCCCAGCCGTCGGTCTCGGCGTTGGAGAATCCGAACACGAGACCGAACAGCGCGCCGGAGACCAGGATCGTGCCGGGCACGTCGAGCTTCGGCCGTGGGCCCGTGCGGTGCATCAGCGGGACGTACAGGAGGGCTCCGACCAGCGCCACGGCCGCGATGAAGACGTTGATGTACAGGTTCCAGCGCCAGTTCAGCGCCTCGGTCAGCACGCCGCCGAGGATCAGACCGACCGCGCCGCCCGCGCCGGCGATCGCGCCGAAGACGCCGAAGGCGCGGGCGCGCTCCTTCGGGATGGTGAAGGTGGTCGTCAGCACGGCGAGCGCCGTGGGCGCCAGCAGCGCAC
This portion of the Microbacterium pygmaeum genome encodes:
- the treS gene encoding maltose alpha-D-glucosyltransferase encodes the protein MTEPTSESPAIDALETSDVVETVEAVEPAEPAEPVPSEISYDEQRYPARPRRLRPRDQLRGGSLRRNTADPRTAIGTNPSYVEWLVRQSMLKDADVLSRTLSGQPSMWRNPYARPDARKAIETSDVWFTAYPISFITRPGESFLQALGSEALWDAFQNIGISGIHTGPVKQAGGISGWQHTASVDGHFDRISTQIDPEFGDEAAFRQLCDVADSHGGSVIDDIVPGHTGKGADFRLAEMAYKDYPGAYHMVEIPPEDWHLLPEVPEGRDAVNLDPETERVLSEHGFIIGELQRVIFYTPGVKETNWSVTPVVVGTDGVERRWVYLHYFKEGQPSINWLDPTFAGMRLVIGDALHSLGDLGTSALRLDANGFLGVEKSAEGLPAWSEGHPLSHAANHIIAGMVRKVGGFTFQELNLAIEDIRDTGAVGADLSYDFVTRPGYHHALATGQTEFLRLAMTTALETGVEPVQLVHGLQNHDELTYELVHWATAHRADLYPFRGEEITGAELAEIIRAELTEKLTVEADYNLVFTQNGIACTTASLIAATQGRATLADITEADVPGIQAAHLLLAKYNAWQPGVFALSGWDLTGTLTLPRDEVRALIASGDTRWVERGAHDLLDANPGAERSSAGIPRARSLYGSLPAQLERSDSFLAGLREVISVRREHEIATATQVDIPAVGHPSMLVMVHRLDGGDARREDAPLQITALNFLGEPVEGTVRSESLVPRSRVIDAATGETLAHVDDLNSFGLRLPAYGGLFLILEAPDPAELAHPLTAAISIVRPELD
- a CDS encoding MFS transporter, whose translation is MSSSSPATATDSRRWLTLVVVGLAQLMVVLDGTVVNIALPSAQADLGFTDGQRQWIITAYSLAFGSLLLLGGRLSDLLGRRRTFIIGLIGFAVASALGGAAGTFELLVAARALQGAFGALLAPTALAVLTTTFTIPKERARAFGVFGAIAGAGGAVGLILGGVLTEALNWRWNLYINVFIAAVALVGALLYVPLMHRTGPRPKLDVPGTILVSGALFGLVFGFSNAETDGWDSPMTWGMLAGAVILLVAFVLWQLRAKHPLLPLSIVLDRNRGAAYLSVMIAGAGMFGIFLFVTYYLQLTLGYSPIQTGLSFLPMIGMLVLAAQLGTNIFVPRFGPKVLVPTGMALGVIGMIWLTFLDASSVYVSNVMPPLMVIGFAMGTIMPASMQTATLGVDRHFAGVASAMVNTSQQVGGSIGTSLLNTLAATAMADYLAAHIPVTEAVATDAAIASYSTAYWWGAGFFAVGAIISALLFRRRGHGLSLSHGAPSGKTVAEPVIAH